A genome region from Streptomyces xanthophaeus includes the following:
- the fxsBH gene encoding radical SAM/SPASM protein FxsBH, inactivated beta-hydroxylase extension form, translating to MTGLIAFREIVLKVHSRCDLACDHCYVYEHADQSWRARPKVISPEVISHTASRLAEHARDHALPSVTVILHGGEPLLAGTSRLRLVCEEFSRALSGIASLDLRIHTNGLQLSTRYLDLFDEYGVRVGISLDGDRAANDRHRRFADGRTSHPLVLAAVALLRSEPYRHLYQGLLCTVDVANDPVAVLDALVELEPPRVDFLLPHATWEAPPARPDGAPDAYARWLLRIFDHWDRLGRPVPVRLFESLLSTLRGGPSLTESLGLAPTDLVVVETDGTLEQADSLKSAFEGAAATGFNVFDHAFDQVAAHPGVRARQLGLAGVSDSCRRCPVVRSCGGGLYTHRYRDRNGFDNPSVYCTDLRELVDGVEGRTAPRETAPQLTDPAELARSQEELTRILLARLHADLAADPGWAHAWELLTAVEGAGEAGPDALDAVLDHPFTRTWVLAALDAARDGRQDAPEAARRLTALAAAAVLRGGLDLPAEVAYRDGEVYLPTLGLLRLGEPGTEGRAALHVTDGGYAVRDGRTEHRFGPTAGDARWQPVRTWSPGPDAAPVALEDLDPYRNCFPRPPRLRLGAGEAEEWRGRLDRAWALLHKAVPDFARAAATGLTTLTPLAGGPRSGGWGEAGRHGPGALGVPYAAGVRETALALLTGRRRTRLRALTEVADLYALDGQWQHRSPWRERPVPVSRLLADVHERVAVEAYRRATATPEPGGSDRIHQALDQLSEAAELTVTGKSLVAELRYELKTVDA from the coding sequence ATGACCGGCCTGATCGCATTTCGCGAGATCGTCCTAAAGGTTCACAGCAGATGCGATCTTGCTTGTGATCATTGCTATGTCTACGAACACGCAGATCAGAGCTGGCGAGCCCGGCCGAAAGTGATCTCCCCCGAGGTTATTTCGCATACCGCGTCCAGGCTCGCCGAACATGCCCGTGACCATGCACTCCCCTCCGTCACGGTGATTCTCCATGGAGGGGAACCCCTGTTGGCGGGCACGTCCCGGCTCCGCCTCGTGTGCGAGGAGTTCAGCCGGGCGCTCAGCGGGATCGCCTCCCTCGACCTGCGGATCCACACCAACGGACTCCAGCTCAGCACCCGTTACCTCGACCTCTTCGACGAGTACGGCGTCCGGGTCGGCATCTCCCTCGACGGGGACCGCGCCGCCAACGACCGCCACCGCCGCTTCGCCGACGGCCGTACGAGCCACCCGCTGGTCCTCGCCGCCGTCGCCCTGCTCCGCTCCGAGCCGTACCGCCACCTCTACCAGGGCCTGCTCTGCACCGTGGACGTGGCCAACGACCCCGTCGCCGTACTGGATGCGCTGGTCGAACTGGAGCCCCCGCGCGTGGACTTCCTGCTCCCCCACGCCACCTGGGAGGCACCCCCGGCCCGCCCCGACGGCGCCCCCGACGCGTACGCGCGCTGGCTGCTGCGGATCTTCGACCACTGGGACCGGCTGGGACGCCCGGTGCCTGTAAGGCTCTTCGAGTCCCTGCTCTCCACCCTGCGCGGCGGCCCCAGCCTCACCGAGTCGCTCGGCCTCGCGCCCACCGACCTCGTCGTCGTCGAGACCGACGGCACCCTGGAACAGGCGGACTCCCTCAAGAGCGCCTTCGAGGGAGCCGCGGCCACCGGCTTCAACGTCTTCGACCACGCGTTTGACCAGGTCGCGGCCCATCCCGGGGTCCGCGCCCGGCAGCTGGGCCTCGCGGGCGTCAGCGACTCGTGCCGCCGGTGCCCCGTCGTACGTTCGTGCGGGGGCGGGCTCTACACCCACCGCTACCGCGACCGGAACGGCTTCGACAACCCCTCCGTCTACTGCACCGACCTGCGCGAACTCGTGGACGGGGTCGAGGGCCGCACCGCTCCGCGGGAGACCGCGCCGCAGCTGACCGACCCGGCCGAACTCGCCCGCTCCCAGGAGGAACTGACCCGGATCCTGCTGGCCCGGCTGCACGCGGACCTCGCCGCCGACCCCGGCTGGGCGCACGCCTGGGAACTGCTGACCGCCGTGGAGGGGGCCGGGGAGGCGGGCCCGGACGCCCTGGACGCCGTACTGGACCACCCCTTCACCCGGACCTGGGTACTGGCGGCCCTGGACGCCGCCCGCGACGGCAGGCAGGACGCACCGGAGGCGGCGCGCAGGCTGACCGCGCTGGCCGCCGCCGCCGTGCTCCGCGGCGGGCTGGACCTGCCGGCCGAGGTGGCCTACCGCGACGGCGAGGTGTACCTGCCGACGCTGGGGCTGCTGCGGCTCGGGGAGCCCGGCACGGAGGGCCGGGCCGCGCTGCACGTCACCGACGGGGGGTACGCCGTACGGGACGGCCGCACCGAGCACCGCTTCGGGCCCACGGCGGGGGACGCCCGCTGGCAGCCCGTACGCACCTGGTCGCCCGGGCCGGACGCGGCCCCGGTGGCCCTGGAGGACCTCGACCCGTACCGCAACTGCTTCCCCCGCCCGCCCAGGCTCCGCCTCGGCGCCGGGGAGGCCGAGGAGTGGCGGGGCAGGCTGGACCGGGCGTGGGCGCTGCTGCACAAGGCGGTGCCGGACTTCGCCCGGGCGGCGGCCACCGGGCTGACCACGCTGACCCCGCTCGCGGGCGGCCCGCGGTCGGGCGGCTGGGGCGAGGCCGGGCGGCACGGGCCGGGAGCGCTCGGGGTGCCGTACGCGGCGGGGGTCCGCGAGACCGCGCTGGCGCTGCTGACCGGGCGGCGGCGGACCAGGCTGCGGGCGCTGACCGAGGTGGCCGACCTGTACGCGCTGGACGGTCAGTGGCAGCACCGTTCGCCGTGGCGGGAGCGGCCGGTACCGGTGTCCCGGCTGCTGGCGGACGTGCACGAGCGGGTGGCGGTGGAGGCGTACCGGCGGGCCACGGCGACGCCCGAACCGGGCGGCTCGGACCGGATCCACCAGGCCCTGGACCAGCTCTCGGAGGCGGCCGAGCTGACCGTCACCGGGAAGAGCCTGGTGGCGGAGCTCCGCTACGAACTGAAGACGGTCGACGCGTGA
- the fxsT gene encoding FxSxx-COOH system tetratricopeptide repeat protein, whose protein sequence is MTASSDNSGSDSDSRDGRIVTFYSYKGGTGRTMALANTAWILAANGKRVLAVDWDLEAPGLHRFFHPFLDPSTLGATTGVIDLISEYAWAATSPVQRPDDWHKDYARIQPHAVSLTPETHGWEFPDGGTLDFVSAGRQNREYSATVSTFDWDNFYDRLGGGLFFDALRADMKRNYDYVLIDSRTGLSDIADICTVHLPDVLVDCFTLSDQSIDGAASVARQIDERFNDRGIKIYPVPMRIDEGEKEKADAGRALARIKFDRFPNGLVGDELTSYWGAVEIPYRPYYAYEETLATFGDEAGLTNSLLSAFERLTAVVTEGHITSMPVIGEEVRLRIRDAFTRRRPALPADLFLSYVAENRMWADWIESVLTRAGFRVVPKDVSAERAPGAAAGDTLGGAGISIDTAARTVVLLSSAYLKSARAVDVWERAAAEDPTGGRRQLVPLRVGDVRLSTPYIDRNPVDLFRLDEVHATTALLRAVERPMALPDSGSSASQPGPRFPGTVPKIWNAPPRNPGFTGRSIVLERMRDQLGGGMAVVLPQPQTLFGLGGVGKTQVALEYVHRFMADYDLVWWISSEQTDDVVAALAELAVRLGAQTGEDMAAASQEAIDLLRRGVPSSRWLLVFDNADDPETLKRFFPPGGPGHVLVTSRNQSWSQYGDALPVDVFLREESIEHLQRRAPGLSKDDAEQVAVAVGDLPLAVEQAGAWIAETATPVGAYIEQLAQQAASVLGLNQPPGYPEPVAATWNISIERLQSRSPAAVRLLQLCAFLAPEPISANLLYSKEMIDALKPYDASLQEKLVLGRVIREIGRFALAKVDQVSNSIQVHRLVQAVIRSQMPEEDQREARHAVHRILAGARPDDDEPIDNPETWPRFNTIWSHLTPSEARYCKEPETRRLLIDRVRYLWKRGDFKAAYTLGEELREAWKEMLGNDDLQYLYLRFHLSNILRSQGRFVEAKELDEVTLERQKAVLGPSHPHTYMTMSGLANTLGALGHYGQAMELATDAHEGFSQIFHEAHPRTLAAANNLALNLRLVGQYTRAREIDQEVHDLRTEVLGPEHPYTLSSAQNLARDLREVGRYEDSVQLLSRTYDTYKRTLGRTFPGTLSAAKNLAVSLRRAGQLEDALRLTTATRARYRAKYTSVNPDLLSCELNLASDLFATGDPGGARDLAQEVVDEYMKVPGERHPYTLAAVNNLAVFHWGTGAAETAETMLRQTIRGMRDVLGDNHPHTVFAHLNLANTRADLGDPEGALELERLAVMRLREALGAHHPETLASSSNMAVSLDSMGRKEEAARLRAEAVSELTRLLGEDHSLTRYARDERRVHRDLEPLAV, encoded by the coding sequence ATGACAGCGAGCAGTGACAACAGCGGCAGCGACAGCGACAGCCGTGACGGACGCATCGTCACCTTCTATTCGTACAAGGGCGGCACGGGCCGCACCATGGCGCTGGCCAACACCGCATGGATCCTGGCGGCGAACGGCAAGCGGGTCCTCGCCGTGGACTGGGACCTGGAGGCGCCCGGCCTGCACCGCTTCTTCCACCCCTTCCTGGACCCTTCCACGCTGGGGGCCACCACCGGGGTCATCGATCTGATCAGCGAGTACGCCTGGGCGGCGACCAGCCCGGTGCAGCGGCCCGACGACTGGCACAAGGACTACGCGCGGATACAGCCGCACGCCGTCTCGCTCACCCCGGAGACCCACGGCTGGGAGTTCCCGGACGGCGGCACCCTGGACTTCGTCTCGGCGGGCCGGCAGAACCGCGAGTACTCGGCGACCGTCTCCACCTTCGACTGGGACAACTTCTACGACCGGCTCGGCGGGGGGCTCTTCTTCGACGCCTTACGCGCCGACATGAAGCGGAACTACGACTACGTCCTGATCGACAGCCGCACCGGTCTTTCCGACATCGCCGACATCTGCACCGTCCACCTCCCGGACGTCCTGGTCGACTGCTTCACCCTGTCCGACCAGTCCATCGACGGCGCCGCGTCCGTCGCCCGCCAGATCGACGAGCGGTTCAACGACCGCGGCATCAAGATCTACCCGGTCCCGATGCGCATCGACGAGGGCGAGAAGGAGAAGGCGGACGCCGGCCGGGCGCTGGCCCGGATCAAGTTCGACCGCTTCCCGAACGGCCTGGTCGGGGACGAGCTCACCTCCTACTGGGGTGCGGTGGAAATCCCGTACCGCCCCTACTACGCGTACGAGGAGACCCTGGCCACCTTCGGCGACGAGGCCGGGCTCACCAACTCCCTGCTCTCCGCCTTCGAGCGGCTCACCGCCGTGGTCACCGAGGGCCACATCACCTCCATGCCGGTCATCGGCGAGGAGGTCCGGCTGCGCATCAGGGACGCCTTCACCCGGCGCCGCCCGGCGCTGCCCGCCGACCTGTTCCTGTCCTACGTCGCCGAGAACCGGATGTGGGCGGACTGGATCGAGTCGGTGCTCACCCGGGCCGGTTTCCGGGTCGTGCCGAAGGACGTCTCAGCCGAGCGGGCCCCGGGCGCGGCAGCCGGGGACACCCTCGGGGGCGCGGGCATCAGCATCGACACGGCCGCCCGGACGGTGGTGCTGCTCTCCTCGGCCTACCTCAAGTCGGCCCGGGCCGTGGACGTGTGGGAGCGCGCGGCCGCCGAGGACCCGACCGGGGGCCGGCGCCAGCTGGTACCGCTGAGGGTGGGCGACGTACGGCTCTCCACGCCGTACATCGACCGCAACCCGGTGGACCTGTTCCGGCTCGACGAGGTGCACGCGACGACCGCCCTGCTGCGCGCGGTGGAGCGCCCCATGGCCCTGCCCGACAGCGGCAGCAGTGCCTCGCAGCCGGGTCCCCGCTTCCCGGGGACCGTCCCGAAGATCTGGAACGCGCCGCCCCGCAACCCCGGGTTCACCGGGCGCAGCATCGTGCTGGAGCGGATGCGCGACCAGCTCGGCGGGGGCATGGCCGTGGTGCTGCCCCAGCCGCAGACCCTGTTCGGGCTCGGCGGCGTCGGCAAGACCCAGGTGGCGCTGGAGTACGTGCACCGGTTCATGGCCGACTACGACCTGGTGTGGTGGATCTCCTCGGAGCAGACCGACGACGTGGTCGCGGCCCTCGCGGAGCTGGCCGTGCGGCTGGGCGCGCAGACCGGCGAGGACATGGCGGCCGCCTCCCAGGAGGCGATCGACCTGCTGCGGCGCGGGGTTCCCTCCTCGCGCTGGCTGCTGGTCTTCGACAACGCGGACGATCCGGAGACGCTCAAGCGGTTCTTCCCGCCGGGCGGGCCGGGCCATGTCCTGGTGACCTCCCGCAACCAGTCCTGGTCGCAGTACGGTGACGCGCTGCCGGTGGACGTGTTCCTGCGGGAGGAGTCCATCGAGCACCTGCAGCGCCGGGCCCCGGGGCTGAGCAAGGACGACGCCGAGCAGGTGGCGGTGGCGGTGGGCGACCTGCCGCTGGCCGTCGAGCAGGCGGGTGCCTGGATCGCGGAGACCGCGACCCCGGTGGGCGCGTACATCGAACAGCTGGCCCAGCAGGCGGCGAGCGTCCTGGGCCTGAACCAGCCGCCCGGATATCCGGAGCCGGTGGCCGCCACCTGGAACATCTCCATCGAGCGGCTGCAGTCCCGTTCCCCGGCCGCCGTGCGGCTGCTCCAGCTGTGCGCCTTCCTGGCTCCCGAGCCGATCTCCGCGAACCTGCTCTACAGCAAGGAGATGATCGACGCCCTCAAGCCGTACGACGCCTCGCTCCAGGAGAAGCTGGTGCTGGGCCGGGTGATCCGGGAGATCGGCCGGTTCGCGCTGGCCAAGGTCGACCAGGTCAGCAACAGCATCCAGGTGCACCGGCTGGTCCAGGCCGTGATCCGGTCGCAGATGCCGGAGGAGGACCAGCGGGAGGCCCGGCACGCCGTCCACCGGATCCTGGCCGGCGCCCGGCCGGACGACGACGAGCCGATCGACAACCCGGAGACGTGGCCGCGGTTCAACACCATCTGGTCGCACCTCACCCCGTCGGAGGCCCGGTACTGCAAGGAACCGGAGACGCGCAGGCTGCTGATCGACCGGGTCCGCTACCTGTGGAAGCGCGGCGATTTCAAGGCCGCGTACACGCTCGGCGAGGAGCTGCGCGAGGCCTGGAAGGAGATGCTGGGCAACGACGACCTCCAGTACCTGTACCTGCGCTTCCATCTGTCGAACATCCTGCGTTCGCAGGGCCGGTTCGTGGAGGCGAAGGAGCTGGACGAGGTCACGCTGGAGCGGCAGAAGGCGGTGCTCGGCCCCTCGCACCCGCACACGTACATGACCATGAGCGGGCTGGCCAACACGCTGGGCGCGCTGGGCCATTACGGACAGGCGATGGAGCTGGCGACCGACGCGCACGAGGGCTTCAGCCAGATCTTCCACGAGGCGCACCCGCGCACGCTGGCCGCCGCGAACAACCTGGCGCTGAACCTGCGGCTCGTGGGTCAGTACACGAGGGCCCGGGAGATCGACCAGGAGGTGCACGACCTGCGTACGGAGGTGCTCGGGCCGGAGCACCCGTACACCCTGTCCTCCGCGCAGAACCTGGCCCGCGACCTGCGTGAGGTGGGCCGGTACGAGGACTCGGTGCAGCTGCTCAGCCGGACGTACGACACCTACAAGCGGACGCTGGGGCGGACGTTCCCCGGCACCCTGTCGGCCGCGAAGAACCTGGCGGTGTCGCTGCGCCGGGCCGGTCAGCTGGAGGACGCCCTCCGGCTGACCACGGCCACCCGGGCCCGCTACCGGGCCAAGTACACCTCCGTCAACCCGGACCTGCTGTCCTGCGAGCTCAACCTGGCCTCGGACCTGTTCGCGACCGGGGATCCGGGCGGGGCGCGGGACCTGGCGCAGGAGGTGGTGGACGAGTACATGAAGGTGCCGGGCGAGCGGCACCCGTACACCCTGGCGGCCGTGAACAACCTGGCGGTCTTCCACTGGGGCACGGGCGCCGCGGAGACGGCGGAGACGATGCTGCGCCAGACGATACGGGGGATGCGGGACGTCCTCGGCGACAACCACCCGCACACCGTCTTCGCCCATCTCAACCTGGCCAACACGCGGGCCGACCTGGGCGATCCGGAAGGCGCTCTGGAGCTGGAGCGGCTGGCTGTGATGCGGCTGCGCGAGGCGCTCGGGGCGCACCATCCCGAGACCCTGGCGAGCAGCTCCAACATGGCGGTCAGCCTGGACTCGATGGGCCGCAAGGAGGAGGCGGCCCGGCTGCGGGCGGAGGCGGTGTCCGAGCTGACCCGGCTGCTCGGTGAGGACCACAGTCTGACCCGGTACGCGCGCGACGAGCGGCGGGTCCACCGCGACCTGGAGCCTCTCGCCGTCTGA
- a CDS encoding TetR/AcrR family transcriptional regulator codes for MAGAARRRDGQIAQERMLEEAMAAIAEDGLAALTMSALAERLGTSGGHILYYFGSKDRLLLEALRWSEDQLTGERWALLGRRVTAARKLDQFLELYLPEGPRDPRWTLWIELWARTASNQPLKAAQEEIDDNWQRDLEALLAKGVDQGRFAPMDVPARASELLALLDGLSTRVVLGQRGADRARALEQARSAAALLVPRT; via the coding sequence GTGGCGGGAGCAGCACGGCGGCGCGACGGGCAGATCGCCCAGGAGCGGATGCTGGAAGAGGCCATGGCGGCCATCGCCGAGGACGGACTGGCCGCGCTCACCATGTCCGCACTGGCCGAGCGCCTCGGCACCAGCGGGGGCCACATCCTGTACTACTTCGGCAGCAAGGACCGACTCCTGCTGGAGGCCCTGCGCTGGAGCGAGGATCAGCTCACCGGGGAGCGCTGGGCGCTGCTGGGCCGCCGGGTGACGGCGGCGCGCAAGCTGGACCAGTTCCTGGAGCTCTACCTCCCCGAGGGCCCCCGCGACCCGCGCTGGACGCTGTGGATCGAGCTGTGGGCCCGCACCGCCTCCAACCAGCCACTGAAGGCCGCCCAGGAGGAGATCGACGACAACTGGCAGCGGGACCTGGAGGCTCTCCTGGCCAAGGGCGTGGACCAGGGCCGCTTCGCGCCCATGGACGTGCCCGCGCGGGCCTCGGAGCTGCTCGCTCTGCTGGACGGCCTGAGCACCCGGGTCGTCCTGGGCCAGCGCGGCGCGGACCGCGCCCGCGCCCTGGAGCAGGCCCGCTCGGCGGCGGCCCTGCTCGTACCCCGCACCTGA
- a CDS encoding alpha/beta fold hydrolase codes for MRNQVRTADGRALTVERWGDPDGKPVFLLHGMPGSRLGPAPRGMVLYQRRMQLIAYDRPGYGGSDRHVGRTVADVAQDVAAIADALGLDTFAVAGRSGGAAGALACAALLPDRVTRTAGMVGLAPRDAEDLDWFAGMAASNVREYTTATDDPEELAARLIPRADGIRKDPGRLLDELRRELTDNDRMIVSDAGLRSMLLRNYREGLRHSAYGWIDDVLAFSRPWGFDPADIRCPVLIWHGELDVFSPVGHSRWLARRIPGATTNIVPAAAHFASLRALPDVLNWLLRDLPAPDLNEQQPA; via the coding sequence GTGCGCAATCAGGTGCGCACAGCGGACGGGCGCGCTCTGACTGTGGAGCGCTGGGGCGATCCCGACGGTAAACCCGTCTTTCTGCTGCACGGCATGCCCGGCAGCCGCCTCGGCCCGGCCCCCCGGGGCATGGTCCTCTACCAGCGCCGGATGCAGCTCATCGCGTACGACAGACCCGGCTACGGCGGCTCCGACCGCCATGTGGGCCGCACCGTCGCCGACGTGGCCCAGGACGTGGCCGCCATCGCCGACGCCCTCGGACTGGACACCTTCGCGGTCGCCGGCCGCTCCGGCGGTGCCGCCGGAGCACTGGCCTGTGCCGCCCTCCTCCCGGACCGGGTCACCCGGACCGCGGGGATGGTCGGCCTCGCCCCCCGGGACGCGGAGGACCTGGACTGGTTCGCCGGGATGGCCGCGTCGAACGTACGGGAGTACACCACCGCCACCGACGACCCCGAGGAGCTGGCGGCCCGGCTGATCCCGCGCGCCGACGGCATCCGCAAGGACCCCGGCCGGCTGCTGGACGAACTGCGCCGGGAGCTGACCGACAACGACCGCATGATCGTCTCGGACGCCGGCCTGCGGTCGATGCTCCTGCGGAACTACCGTGAGGGGCTGCGCCATTCGGCGTACGGATGGATCGACGACGTCCTCGCCTTCAGCCGCCCCTGGGGCTTCGACCCCGCCGACATCCGCTGTCCGGTGCTGATCTGGCACGGCGAGCTCGACGTGTTCTCCCCCGTGGGCCACTCCCGCTGGCTGGCCCGCCGCATCCCCGGGGCCACGACCAACATCGTTCCCGCCGCCGCGCACTTCGCCTCCCTGCGCGCGCTGCCCGACGTACTGAACTGGCTGCTGCGCGATCTCCCGGCGCCGGATCTCAACGAACAGCAGCCCGCATAG
- a CDS encoding aminoglycoside N(3)-acetyltransferase, with product MRLMVHSSLGGTGLRAELLRDALTGVLGPRGTLVVPAFTPENSKTSTAHLERIRGLDEAGVRAFRERMSAFDPASTPSQGMGSLAEAVRTAPGAARSAHPQTSFAALGADAERLCSGHRLESHLGEESPLGKLCWEGGQVLMINVGFSVCTAFHLAEYRIPKPPLRMYECVVKVNLPGPQRHRQEGAWTAYEDVALDDGDFTEIGDAFPDSRVRRGRVGGASTMLFSLPEAVDHALDWMTENRR from the coding sequence ATGCGGCTCATGGTGCACTCCTCCCTCGGCGGGACCGGGCTGCGCGCGGAGCTGCTGCGCGACGCCCTGACGGGCGTCCTCGGGCCGCGCGGCACCCTGGTGGTCCCTGCGTTCACCCCGGAGAACTCCAAGACCTCCACCGCCCACCTGGAGCGGATCCGCGGTCTGGACGAGGCCGGGGTGCGGGCCTTCCGCGAGCGGATGTCCGCTTTCGACCCGGCGAGCACCCCGAGCCAGGGCATGGGGTCCCTGGCGGAGGCCGTCCGCACCGCGCCGGGCGCCGCGCGCAGCGCCCACCCGCAGACCTCCTTCGCGGCCCTCGGGGCGGACGCGGAGCGGCTGTGCTCGGGGCATCGCCTCGAAAGCCATCTGGGGGAAGAGTCACCCCTGGGAAAGCTGTGCTGGGAGGGCGGGCAGGTACTCATGATCAATGTGGGGTTTTCGGTCTGCACCGCTTTCCATCTCGCGGAGTACCGAATTCCGAAGCCCCCCTTGCGCATGTACGAGTGTGTGGTGAAGGTGAACCTTCCGGGGCCGCAAAGGCACCGGCAGGAGGGGGCGTGGACCGCATACGAGGACGTCGCGCTGGACGACGGCGATTTCACGGAGATCGGTGACGCGTTCCCGGATTCACGGGTGCGCAGGGGGCGGGTGGGAGGTGCGTCGACCATGCTCTTCTCCCTCCCGGAGGCCGTCGATCACGCCCTTGACTGGATGACCGAAAACAGACGCTGA
- a CDS encoding TIR-like protein FxsC — protein MPASGEPYFFLSYAHTPRFGAGGPDPDMWVERLFRDLCGHVMALTDLRAGYDVGFMDREIRSGEGWSERLARALANCRVFVPLFSPRYFASEMCGKEWFAFAQRAVQHGAVSNKQAEAIVPALWVPVPPEQLPGPAERLQFNHNTFGERYVTDGLYGLIKLRGYAEQYEQAVYELARRIVQVAETAHLDPIRPLDYRNVPSAFGSSGSPARTLHVTVAAASRHDLPDGRTPEYYGDTALEWNPYHPVAQRPIAYVAEDLVKNLNYQTTMSSFDDEAGHLDSKQLPTRPEILIVDRWAVEDEQRRRRLAAFDREPRPWVNVVVPWNRYDHQSRSKENELADRLENTMPKTMSQGRAACRAAANGVANVETLGQILPQVVEAAAQQFLRHAQPYPPKGDTSIERPRLLGPMGMNGPPGPPSPRVPFPPDSDRHRAGPAGAGLHDNDDNDTDRGDADDSEQ, from the coding sequence GTGCCCGCATCAGGGGAGCCGTACTTTTTTCTCAGTTACGCACATACACCGAGGTTCGGGGCCGGGGGCCCCGACCCGGACATGTGGGTCGAGCGCCTGTTCCGTGATCTCTGCGGGCATGTCATGGCGCTGACGGACCTGCGCGCCGGGTACGACGTCGGGTTCATGGACCGGGAGATACGCAGCGGCGAGGGCTGGTCCGAACGGCTCGCCCGGGCACTCGCCAACTGCCGGGTCTTCGTTCCCCTGTTCTCGCCGCGCTACTTCGCCAGCGAGATGTGCGGGAAGGAGTGGTTCGCCTTCGCGCAGCGCGCCGTCCAGCACGGCGCGGTCAGCAACAAGCAGGCCGAGGCCATCGTGCCCGCGTTATGGGTGCCGGTGCCGCCGGAACAACTCCCCGGCCCGGCCGAGCGGTTGCAGTTCAACCACAACACCTTCGGCGAGCGCTACGTCACCGACGGCCTGTACGGGCTGATCAAACTGCGCGGTTACGCCGAGCAGTACGAGCAGGCCGTGTACGAGCTCGCCCGGCGCATCGTCCAGGTCGCCGAGACCGCCCACCTGGACCCCATCCGCCCGCTGGACTACCGCAACGTTCCGAGCGCCTTCGGCTCCAGCGGCAGTCCGGCCCGCACCCTGCACGTGACCGTGGCCGCCGCCTCCCGGCACGATCTGCCCGATGGCCGCACCCCCGAGTACTACGGGGACACCGCGCTGGAGTGGAATCCGTACCATCCGGTCGCCCAGCGGCCCATCGCCTACGTCGCCGAGGACCTGGTCAAGAACCTCAACTACCAGACCACCATGTCCTCCTTCGACGACGAGGCCGGGCACCTCGACAGCAAGCAGCTGCCGACCCGGCCGGAGATCCTGATCGTCGACCGGTGGGCGGTGGAGGACGAGCAGCGGCGCCGGCGCCTGGCCGCCTTCGACCGGGAGCCCCGGCCCTGGGTCAACGTGGTCGTGCCGTGGAACCGGTACGACCACCAGAGCCGGTCGAAGGAGAACGAGCTGGCCGACCGGCTGGAGAACACCATGCCCAAGACGATGAGCCAGGGCCGGGCCGCCTGCCGGGCCGCCGCGAACGGCGTGGCCAACGTGGAGACCCTCGGCCAGATCCTGCCGCAGGTGGTCGAGGCCGCCGCCCAGCAGTTCCTCAGACACGCGCAGCCGTATCCGCCGAAGGGCGACACCTCCATCGAACGGCCCCGGTTGCTGGGGCCGATGGGGATGAACGGGCCGCCAGGGCCGCCATCGCCCCGTGTCCCGTTCCCGCCCGACTCCGACCGGCACCGGGCCGGGCCGGCGGGGGCCGGCCTCCACGACAACGACGACAACGACACCGACCGGGGGGACGCGGATGACAGCGAGCAGTGA
- the fxsA gene encoding FxSxx-COOH cyclophane-containing RiPP peptide, with amino-acid sequence MNTSASPATSSVKAHRVPLGKIDVHTASAATTLGRVLPAESARPVQAPIFNSAL; translated from the coding sequence GTGAACACTTCAGCATCCCCCGCGACCAGCTCGGTCAAGGCCCACCGGGTTCCGCTCGGCAAGATCGACGTCCACACCGCGTCCGCGGCGACGACGCTCGGTCGCGTGCTGCCGGCCGAATCTGCTCGTCCGGTTCAGGCCCCGATCTTCAACTCCGCACTCTGA